Proteins from one Victivallis lenta genomic window:
- a CDS encoding glycoside hydrolase family 16 protein translates to MKTTIFALAAIGVAAALTLPAGEVSPEPAGPGWKLVWSDEFDIDGAPNPANWRYEYQGFLRNKEEQWYTNSPENIFVKDGMLHIVARLEKEKKPNPNYREGSENWKENRRFIEITSAGIVSNGRAEFKYGRIVMRARMPKGAGLWPAFWTIGADPEKRRNWPDNGEIDIVEYVGRNPHEKSWMQGALHWQSPEGKYRQKNGKYADRPELTDGFHLYGIDWNRDKIDFFVDDRVFLSIPIEQCGSEAYNAFRVPHFLLLNLAVGGMLGGKVDRSALPAEYLVDYVRVYQKTE, encoded by the coding sequence ATGAAGACAACGATTTTTGCACTGGCGGCAATCGGAGTCGCCGCCGCCCTGACGCTGCCGGCCGGAGAAGTCTCCCCCGAGCCCGCCGGACCCGGCTGGAAACTGGTATGGTCGGACGAATTCGATATCGACGGCGCGCCGAATCCGGCGAACTGGAGATATGAGTACCAGGGCTTCCTCCGCAACAAAGAGGAACAATGGTACACGAATTCTCCGGAGAATATCTTCGTGAAGGACGGCATGCTCCATATCGTGGCCCGTCTGGAAAAGGAGAAAAAACCGAACCCGAATTACAGGGAGGGCTCGGAGAACTGGAAGGAGAACCGCCGGTTCATCGAAATCACGTCCGCCGGAATCGTCTCGAACGGCAGGGCCGAATTCAAATACGGGCGGATTGTCATGCGGGCCAGAATGCCGAAGGGCGCCGGCCTGTGGCCGGCCTTCTGGACCATCGGCGCCGACCCGGAGAAACGGCGGAACTGGCCGGACAACGGAGAGATCGACATCGTCGAATATGTGGGCCGAAATCCGCACGAAAAAAGCTGGATGCAGGGAGCTTTGCACTGGCAGAGTCCCGAAGGAAAGTATCGCCAGAAAAACGGGAAATACGCCGACCGGCCGGAGCTGACCGACGGGTTCCATCTTTACGGGATCGACTGGAACAGGGATAAAATCGATTTCTTCGTCGATGACCGGGTATTCCTGAGCATCCCGATCGAACAATGCGGCAGCGAGGCATACAACGCATTCCGGGTTCCCCATTTTCTGCTGCTGAATCTCGCCGTCGGCGGCATGCTGGGCGGCAAAGTCGACCGGTCGGCCCTTCCCGCGGAATATCTGGTCGACTACGTAAGGGTCTACCAGAAGACGGAATAA